The sequence TGTATATTGATAAATGTTTAAGTGCTACTTCTTGATGCAACGAACAGAGTAGGCGATACTCTTGCTGAAATGTTCGTAGGAGATAGAATCATCCTTGATTCGAACCATAGTTCCGCGGGCATCGTCATAAGAATCTGCAGTCCAGAAGCTGGCGCTGACACCTTCATCGGCAAACTTACCGTTACTAGCATAGCGATAACCGGCATTCAAGACATTAAGAACCTTAAGATCAACACCTTCAAAATCTGCCTGAGACGGCAAAGCCCAACCATCGGGACAAATTGTATTGGCGGACTCATAAGGATAGAGACGTCCATACTTTTCGCAGTT is a genomic window of Fibrobacter sp. UWH6 containing:
- a CDS encoding FISUMP domain-containing protein — translated: MKLRFVAAMAVVAFAAFTFTACDKANACNYNESANTLTCQEKTYKTVKTGNKVWMAENLARFDSDSSFCYGSNHENCEKYGRLYPYESANTICPDGWALPSQADFEGVDLKVLNVLNAGYRYASNGKFADEGVSASFWTADSYDDARGTMVRIKDDSISYEHFSKSIAYSVRCIKK